tacacacacacacacacacacacaccgcacacgTAAATGACACTTACACTTGTGGCTGCAAGCTGCGGAGGAAGTTGTCAATGTGGTCCTGCGGTATGTCCCCGTCCAGATGAGCGAGGTAAGTGTAAAGTTTGACAAAGACGTTGAATGGGATCCTTGCAGCACcaccctcctcatcctctgtcAGGATCTCACAGGCAAGCTTCAAGGAACTCATGAGGGTCTGAGAGAGTGTATATATAGACACAGAAAATGTGACAGTGGGACTTACtcaaaaaacagacagaaaaatacaaaaacatgcattcaACATTCAAGGATGATCACATCCCACAAGCACACACTACAAAtacacttacatacacacactaactcacagattgttaaaaagaaaaccctAATCAATACAGAACAGGACTGCCCTCATGTGGTTAAAGCACTCAAGGACCCAATTTACGGTAGTGTGATTTCCAAACTACGGACACTGAGCTTGTAATGTTGCTCATTCTGAGCTGCATTTGCTTTTGCAGTGTAAGTCATCATCCACAAAGTTCTCCATGCGTAAAGATATTCTCTTTGATCTGACTCCGCTGCTCTATCTGCATCATCTGAGCAAAATCCTTCGCTTAATAGCATTGCAAAGATTCATGTAGACAGAGAAAGATTTCTGGAGTCTGGGAACCCTAATGGAGAAATCTAGATCATAGATCTGGATCTAGTCAAAAAATTTGAAAGTGTGAGATTAGCGAATATTGCACTGCTTGTGGATGTCCAGGTGTGCTTAGCCTCACATTAGGTTTTAAGGCTCAAAAGACATGGTATAACATGGTATTTGCATTTATATCTGGCCTTATATAACATCTCACCGCTCCCAGAGCACTGCAGCCCAAGGCAAAAAACTCCATCCAGTCAATTTCTGAGCTGAAACTACCCAGTGACAGCAGGTTCTCCAGCTGATCCATTGGTAGACACAGACCTTTCCATTTCTTCTGTAGTTCCTCCTTGCTGCATGTTTGCCAAGAGGACAGCTATGATTGGGTACAGTAAGTAAGGGTTAGGAGagttgaggagaaaaaaatcagGTCATCTAATTTATCAGATGACgaaataaaaagcaatattGGTTCTGGGGAATCTGGCAGCTGTGGATACTTATGATCTGTTTATCAGCAAGCTTTCCTATACTTATGGTAAACCTTTATATATGGGAAGCTATGTAATTAAGACACAGCAGGGATAAATatgaaagaagaagagttcTCTCCCATTCAAAGCTGGTAGATTTCTGaggttttttaaaatatctatagtaaacacagattaaaatgttacaaaaaataactctgtaatattaatattactgggacacaagacagaaaaagagcGGCATCCAAGTTAAGACTGTGTTGACCTCTAAGAAAATATTACTTGTCAGTAGATGCCAATAGATGCCCCAGGTGATTAAAAAATAGGTTTACAAAAATATGAAGCTTTAGCAATCCGTATGGGGAAACAGGATCACTGAAATATACAgatacaggaaaaaaacaatatgtgaaaacaaaagtggATATTAAAGGTAATACACTAATAATTACATTCAGAGAAGCATATAAGGTAATAAATTACAAGGTGTATCCTGTACAGGACAAgcaatttaaaaacagtaaagcaCACTGGAAAATAAGCAGTACATTAAATATATTACTtttcttccagcagcagcaacatgaagaaaaatattatgTCATATTATGTATGATCAGTTCTATGAGGTGTGGTCTTGCTCCAGAGAAAATACCTGTTTGTGAAGAGTCTTAAGTAGACCTGGTGTCAGCCCAGTGCCTGTCTTCTGGGTGGCAACATTCATCTCCAACCTGTCCTTGACAGGCAAACACTCTCCTTTAGACAATGCATTGAAGTATCTGGGAGAGGGCAAACACACATTATTAGCACACATATTATTTCACCCTGTTTGTCAGTCATCTCACCTGTTTCCTAAgtatgacaataaaacacaatgtaaattGGAAGTTGGTATTAGTCCAATTTAACGGACTAATGGGTAGCATCAATTAAGTCatcatgtgttgttgttttctttgtctgaagtttatttatattttcgAAAATGCAAGGGCATATTGTGGCTTATCTTCCTTCACagtttaaataacattttcagtGAATTTAGGTGTTACTTTAATAGCACATAAACATCTTGTAACCCAGGAGATTGCCTTTGTTTCACCATATGGCTCACTTTATTGTCCTTTGGTGTAAACACTACCAAGCTACAATAGCCAACAAAATAGCAGAGAATATGACAGTCCTTAGGGGTACAAAAAatcttgaaatatttaaatttcatcCGCTACTTTTAAAGTGCCTTTTCTTTGTTGGAGAAAGTCAGATAGTTTAAACGCTGAAGTAACATGGAAGCTCATGGGATCCAATTATAGCAAGTCAATGCAAAAATGAAAGATGCACAGGTGAAAAGGGCCTGTCTTATTGCACAGTGATGCTGCCTGGAGAAACTGTTTATGGTACTGTTTAAGAAATCAAGATtggaataaaacacaatcacGTCTCTTCTATCTGAACCACTGCTGACAGACATTAAGACTTACGCCGCAGACCAAAGCAGCAAATCCACGGGCTGTGTTCGGATGGCTGCCTTGGTGAAGTTTTTGAGGATGTCAGGCAGCTCAGGAGGTATGCTGATTTGTTGGGCACAGTACATTGTGTCCAGGACAGACATGGCTGCAATATAAAACACTGCAATATAGTACATTGAGATCTAGCCAATATCAGGTctaagagaaacaaaaaaaagaaaaaaaaaagtggtagCTCCCTGGCCACTTACATCTACCCACACTTACAATAACAACCCCATTAACATAGAAATTCAATTATGGTTCTTTGGAGGTTGCTATCCGATGTTGCTATTATACTGAGGGGGTTTGAGAAGAATAGGTAAACACCATGAAAGCATGTTTCAAGCTCAAAAAGCTACAGATATGTATATTTCCTGGTAGCAAGCTGTTTCTGCAAGATATAAGGAGCTATGCTGGAGAAGATCTCATTCATAAGGAAACGGGATACTTATCATCATTTTACATATTTCCTTGAATGAGAAAtacagcaagaaagcaaaacgATATTATAATGTCTCTGGCTCTGGCATTAGCCACCCGACTAGCGGTGTGTTTATAATAACAATTGCTGTCTGTGAAGGTTCTCAGTCATCCAAATTATGGTTGTCCAGGAAAAAGTTGAACTGGAcaactggacttggttgtagaAGTCCAGTTGCCCTCGATTAAACTTTTCTTGGAGTAACAGTTCCTAAATCTTCTCCATAAACAGTGACTAAAGAAACAAATTTTAAGACACCATGTTAGCTTAGAGTCGCTAGGTTAGTTACCTACAGTAGCTACGCTTACGAGCAGAGATGTTTTAAAATCGGGTCAGACCAAGAAAGTATTTCTGTGCTGACACAgtatttctattgtttttacTTATGGAAACCACAACAAACAATTTTGTCTGAATCTCTGAATTTATATACCTAACTTTCCTTAACTTTAACTGAGCTATTGTGGTCATAGTGCTACTCGAACTAAGTTGGCAAATATTGGCATAGAATCAAAAGGCATTTCTATGACTGTTAAAATAGCTTGCGCATTAAACACTGTAACGTTACCTGCACTGTTGAATAATGAATGTGAACGAAAAATCGCAGAAAGGTGGAATTAAATATGTGTGACTAGCTCAAATAAAGACCATTTGTGCCTGGCacctgaaatgtgtttgtgtatcatcGTCGCATAGCAACAGCGCTCTTCTTTGGTTTTTAAAGGTGCCTGAAACACATTACCGCCCCCTTCTATTTCGGAAATTGGATGAAGGCTAATTAACTTTTCCGAATTTTGACTGTTTACTCATCgaacattaatttaaaaaaatgtttggtgCGCCATACCGCTCAGGACAAAGggacattattatgtctattatgtttttgtctcctcCCGTCTTAATTATTGTACTGTGTGCAACCCTAAGTGATCAAGGTCTGCCACTACTACTCAACACTCATCATTATTAATACTATCATCATTAGCAACAATAATACACCTAAGAAtatctatattattattataaaatccAGTCTGACAATGCATGAATACAACAGTAGGCTATACACAGGTGTTCCTGGTCACTCTCTTCTCCCCCATTTCCCCAACCAGTCTAGGCTGATCACCCTGTCCCGTTCCGTTAGggtttttccttctcctctgggaactgttgggtttctctctaaaATATAAGTTTTTGATCTTACCCTGTAACGATAAAGTATGTTGATTTGGCGGTATATAAAcagaattgaactgaatttaacTAACTATACAAAAAATGTACAGCTGGAAGACTGGACACTTCACAATTTGATATAGGAAGTATTACATTGAATTTTTTCAACATTGAAGAGGTCACTTGTCTTTGTAATGTCTAGGAAATGTAGCCTATTGAAAACAGGCTATGATAACGTTGACATAGTTCATTATCTGTTctaaaagtggtaaaaatcaGTGCAACCATTAATGCGTCTTTATTGACAAATTTGAGTTAGAACTGTTGCAAACCAGGTGACACACATTCGAAC
This DNA window, taken from Seriola aureovittata isolate HTS-2021-v1 ecotype China chromosome 20, ASM2101889v1, whole genome shotgun sequence, encodes the following:
- the ropn1l gene encoding ropporin-1-like protein isoform X1, with translation MSVLDTMYCAQQISIPPELPDILKNFTKAAIRTQPVDLLLWSAAYFNALSKGECLPVKDRLEMNVATQKTGTGLTPGLLKTLHKQLSSWQTCSKEELQKKWKGLCLPMDQLENLLSLGSFSSEIDWMEFFALGCSALGATLMSSLKLACEILTEDEEGGAARIPFNVFVKLYTYLAHLDGDIPQDHIDNFLRSLQPQVEFQQGLIKPLDFIHWDDVDSTPPDSSNFARAT
- the ropn1l gene encoding ropporin-1-like protein isoform X2; translation: MSVLDTMYCAQQISIPPELPDILKNFTKAAIRTQPVDLLLWSAAYFNALSKGECLPVKDRLEMNVATQKTGTGLTPGLLKTLHKQLSSWQTCSKEELQKKWKGLCLPMDQLENLLSLGSFSSEIDWMEFFALGCSALGATLMSSLKLACEILTEDEEGGAARIPFNVFVKLYTYLAHLDGDIPQDHIDNFLRSLQPQVNKQNGMIQVSNFYISRK